Proteins encoded by one window of Chondromyces crocatus:
- a CDS encoding tetratricopeptide repeat protein, which translates to MSEEIEQALHRKVSELCERGDAHVEAGELDRAVERYEEALSLLPRPLHQWHAATWILTALGETLYFQKQHQEAVSALLEALRCPRGLGNPLVHLRLGQAALGLGDDSLAREHLARAYLAAAEEVFQGEDPRHLEIAREAAGARLESAQAHVDEVALGDASREP; encoded by the coding sequence ATGAGCGAGGAGATAGAGCAAGCGTTGCACCGGAAGGTCTCCGAGCTCTGTGAGCGAGGAGATGCCCACGTCGAAGCAGGGGAGCTCGATCGTGCGGTCGAGCGGTACGAAGAAGCGCTCTCCTTGCTACCCCGCCCCCTTCATCAGTGGCATGCCGCCACCTGGATCCTCACGGCCCTCGGCGAGACCCTCTACTTCCAGAAGCAGCATCAGGAGGCCGTTTCCGCGCTCCTCGAGGCCCTCCGCTGTCCTAGAGGCCTCGGTAACCCACTGGTCCATCTCCGCCTCGGTCAGGCTGCGCTCGGGCTGGGTGATGACTCGCTGGCGCGCGAGCACCTCGCCCGAGCTTACCTGGCAGCCGCTGAAGAAGTATTTCAGGGTGAAGACCCCAGGCACCTCGAGATCGCCCGCGAAGCTGCAGGTGCCCGGCTGGAGTCCGCCCAGGCCCATGTCGACGAGGTCGCTCTGGGGGACGCTTCCCGCGAACCGTGA
- a CDS encoding serine/threonine-protein kinase: MTGHASPDLAAFRSAPGATPLPLLAGRYALHGEIARGGMASVHLGCLQGAAGFTRVVAIKRLHAQYAREPELVAMFTDEARLTSRIQHPSVVPTLDVVSEGGELLLVMEYVHGETLSRLIVAAHRAGKRLPPPVAAAIVHSALLGLHAAHEAKGSDGQPLHLVHRDVTPQNLLVGADGITRVADFGIAKAAGRLHTTRDGSIRGKLGYMPPEQLYGERLDRRVDVYAAGVVLWEALVGERLFAGEDDGPALAKVLTASVEPPGLRVPDVPPLLDEVVLRAVAREPASRFETTLEMARALEVALTMAPPGEVATWVHTLGGAPLEERAQEIARLQHQADTTSSAAGEASSIARTSALQEERPPSPSSASGASTPVQVSGGADASSSAMLWSRPTELAMPSASIAPHDATARPQPALASWSRHARLAVLLAGAALSACAATILVLRSGQPAPDLPAAFVATEAPPAASSAHSAAPPASTEAPTRGDATASLRSEGGPEVAAAAPLVPERGPELPPLSPPKAGAATGSVERATGVTPPTGSGSVKAASPRAAPMTTRPAVKADCNPPYTINEQGHKRYKRECLR; this comes from the coding sequence ATGACGGGACACGCCTCCCCGGATCTCGCGGCCTTCCGGAGTGCTCCAGGCGCCACTCCGCTACCTCTCCTTGCCGGTCGGTATGCCCTGCATGGCGAGATTGCCCGTGGCGGGATGGCCTCCGTGCACCTCGGTTGCCTCCAGGGAGCCGCCGGGTTCACGCGCGTCGTGGCGATCAAGCGGCTGCACGCGCAGTACGCGCGCGAGCCCGAGCTGGTCGCCATGTTCACCGACGAGGCCCGGCTGACGTCGCGCATCCAGCACCCGAGCGTGGTCCCCACGCTGGACGTGGTCTCCGAGGGGGGGGAACTCCTGCTCGTGATGGAGTACGTGCACGGGGAGACGCTCTCGCGCTTGATCGTGGCGGCTCATCGCGCGGGTAAGCGGCTGCCTCCGCCGGTCGCGGCGGCGATCGTGCATTCCGCGCTCCTCGGCCTGCACGCGGCGCACGAGGCCAAGGGCAGCGATGGCCAGCCGCTCCACCTCGTCCATCGCGATGTCACGCCGCAGAACCTCCTGGTGGGCGCCGACGGCATCACCCGCGTCGCCGACTTCGGCATCGCCAAGGCTGCGGGCAGGCTGCACACGACGCGGGATGGCTCGATCCGCGGCAAGCTCGGGTACATGCCTCCCGAGCAGCTCTATGGGGAGCGGCTCGATCGTCGGGTCGACGTCTACGCTGCCGGCGTCGTGCTGTGGGAGGCGCTGGTGGGCGAGCGACTCTTCGCAGGCGAGGATGACGGGCCGGCGCTCGCCAAGGTGCTCACGGCGTCGGTGGAACCTCCTGGCTTGCGCGTCCCCGACGTGCCCCCTCTCCTCGATGAAGTCGTCCTCCGCGCGGTCGCACGCGAGCCAGCCAGCAGGTTCGAGACGACCCTGGAAATGGCCAGGGCGCTCGAAGTGGCGCTGACGATGGCTCCTCCGGGCGAGGTGGCAACCTGGGTGCATACCCTCGGGGGTGCCCCCTTGGAGGAGCGCGCCCAGGAGATCGCTCGCCTCCAGCACCAGGCGGACACGACGTCGTCAGCCGCCGGAGAGGCCTCGAGCATCGCTCGGACCAGCGCGCTGCAGGAGGAGAGGCCCCCGAGCCCCTCGTCGGCGTCGGGCGCTTCGACGCCCGTCCAGGTGAGCGGAGGCGCGGACGCAAGCAGCAGCGCCATGCTGTGGTCGCGTCCAACGGAGCTGGCCATGCCCAGCGCCTCCATAGCGCCCCACGATGCCACGGCGCGGCCTCAGCCCGCGCTCGCGTCCTGGTCTCGACACGCACGCCTCGCGGTCCTCCTCGCCGGCGCGGCGCTCAGCGCCTGTGCGGCGACGATCCTCGTCCTTCGCAGCGGTCAGCCCGCCCCTGATCTGCCGGCCGCATTCGTGGCCACGGAGGCACCCCCTGCCGCGTCCAGCGCGCACTCGGCAGCTCCGCCGGCGTCGACCGAAGCACCGACACGCGGCGACGCGACGGCCTCGCTTCGCTCAGAGGGAGGCCCCGAAGTGGCTGCAGCAGCGCCGCTCGTGCCCGAGCGTGGCCCCGAGCTGCCCCCCCTCTCCCCGCCGAAGGCTGGCGCTGCGACGGGTAGCGTCGAGCGTGCCACTGGCGTGACGCCGCCCACAGGGTCGGGCAGTGTGAAGGCAGCGTCGCCGCGCGCAGCCCCCATGACGACCCGTCCCGCAGTGAAGGCTGACTGCAATCCGCCCTATACGATCAATGAGCAGGGTCACAAACGTTACAAGAGAGAATGCCTGCGCTGA
- a CDS encoding sigma 54-interacting transcriptional regulator, with protein MSSGRGFEDVETAFRPRLTRPSAGRVGFLLRVTAGPDAGHTLAIPPSQPSRVLVGQSTACELCLHDREVSRRHLGLDIAENDLLRATDLGSRNGSRVNGALFIEALLSGGERLTLGATVVEVQRAEQSTDEPLTLATGFGRLLGASPAMRKLYPLCERLAATQVPVVIEGETGTGKEALAESLHEAGPRASGPFMVLDCAATAPAQLETALFGMERAAESRAGALEEAHGGTLLVDEIADLDLELQAKLLRALERGEFRRVSGRQPLRVDVRVLVATRRNLDQEVAAGRLREDLYDRLAVARVELPPLRRRSGDIALLARHFWSRMARPGEVPPEDFITRLEGYAWPGNVRELQNAVARRAALGDLAEDALDATSTGSRGKVAAGGILAGAEGDSITRVLALELPFPRARDEILQQFEQRYVEDVLRRHGGNVARAAAASGIARRYFQVIQARTRKLAGGG; from the coding sequence ATGAGTTCGGGCAGGGGCTTCGAAGACGTCGAGACGGCCTTCCGACCCAGGCTCACCCGTCCCTCGGCAGGTCGCGTCGGCTTCCTCCTGCGCGTGACGGCCGGGCCTGACGCCGGCCACACGCTCGCCATCCCGCCGTCTCAACCTTCGCGCGTTCTCGTCGGCCAGAGCACGGCCTGCGAGCTGTGTCTGCACGATCGTGAGGTGTCGCGCAGGCACCTCGGTCTCGACATCGCCGAGAATGATCTGCTGCGCGCGACCGATCTCGGGTCGCGCAACGGCTCCCGGGTGAACGGGGCGCTGTTCATCGAGGCGCTGCTCTCGGGCGGTGAGCGGCTGACGCTGGGCGCGACCGTCGTCGAGGTTCAGCGCGCCGAGCAGAGCACCGACGAGCCGCTCACCCTGGCGACGGGGTTCGGTCGGCTCCTCGGCGCGAGCCCGGCCATGCGCAAGCTGTACCCTCTGTGCGAGCGGCTCGCAGCGACCCAGGTCCCTGTGGTCATCGAGGGGGAGACGGGCACGGGCAAGGAGGCGCTCGCCGAGTCGCTCCACGAGGCCGGCCCTCGCGCGAGCGGGCCGTTCATGGTCCTCGACTGCGCGGCGACCGCGCCCGCACAGCTCGAGACCGCGCTCTTCGGCATGGAGCGCGCCGCGGAGTCGAGGGCTGGTGCGCTCGAAGAGGCGCACGGTGGGACGCTCCTCGTCGACGAGATCGCAGACCTCGACCTGGAGCTGCAGGCCAAGCTCCTCCGCGCGCTGGAGCGAGGGGAGTTCCGTCGCGTGAGCGGTCGACAGCCGCTCCGCGTCGATGTGCGCGTGCTCGTCGCCACGCGCCGCAACCTCGACCAGGAGGTGGCGGCGGGGCGACTGCGGGAGGATCTCTACGATCGGCTCGCCGTCGCGCGCGTGGAGCTGCCCCCGCTCCGACGCCGGAGTGGGGACATCGCCCTGCTGGCACGGCATTTCTGGTCCCGCATGGCGCGCCCTGGTGAAGTACCTCCCGAGGACTTCATCACCCGGCTCGAGGGCTACGCCTGGCCCGGGAACGTCCGCGAGCTGCAGAACGCCGTCGCCCGCCGCGCCGCGCTCGGGGACCTCGCCGAGGATGCCCTCGACGCGACCTCGACGGGCTCCAGAGGCAAGGTGGCCGCCGGCGGCATCCTCGCGGGCGCCGAAGGGGACTCCATCACGCGCGTGCTCGCCCTGGAGCTGCCCTTTCCTCGTGCGCGTGACGAGATCCTGCAGCAGTTCGAGCAGCGCTACGTGGAGGACGTCCTGCGCCGGCACGGCGGGAACGTGGCCCGCGCCGCGGCGGCCTCGGGCATCGCGCGGCGCTACTTCCAGGTCATCCAGGCGCGGACGCGAAAGCTCGCCGGAGGCGGATGA
- a CDS encoding DUF1592 domain-containing protein has translation MRKFSPPIRILSSLAPLLGGAALLATLAPACSGGSDDDASKGGCANDAAYFQANVWEPILSKKCVICHSEGGLAAGTRLSLQRGTDPAAMEANFEMAKALAADTDAGGNSVLLLKPANLHENGHTGGELMRRGSPQYQALETFVSRVNKGQGCDVPVASCDVPTPGARMLRRLSRAEYDATIRDLFSIESHWGAGFTADTVVNGFDNNAAALRVSPLLADQARRAADEIAAKALENPGALLSCDVAAGNTACAEKLVEDLGRRAFRRPLTDKDKARYTALYETVAAGEGFLMGVQTVISAMLQSPHFLYRTEIGAPVEVAGEVQLTQYEIAVELSYMLWGTMPDAELFAAADAGQLATPAQLEAQARRMLADDRSEEAIMRFIEQWLDIERLGVVPKDAVTFPEFDMAIRAAMRSETRRFVQHVVREGEGTLTELLTAKYSFVNPELAAFYGMSPGDLGDDGLARVELGGTPRAGIITQGSVLATHARPNSSSPIHRGELIREKLLCQPLPPPPPGLNAQPPPLDPAKTGRERYTEHSTNMACASCHRLVDPIGFAFEQFDGIGRLRDDDNGKPLDVSGEIVASTQTDGAFSGTDELTQKLAGSPEVHDCFSLQWMRFGYGVEEDAQLSCTAKAVGEELTASGLKVEDLIVGLVKARHFTSRVGDGSETEPVDGGSSGTPGTPTDPPPGTNNPPPASGLDVVFDLNNDWGSGYCAAVKVTNKGSSPLTWSFEREVEGTMTDIWNAVAEPAGAKTRFRGVEHNATLDPTEVADFGFCATR, from the coding sequence CTCTCCTGGGCGGCGCGGCCTTGCTCGCGACGCTCGCTCCCGCTTGCTCCGGCGGCAGCGACGATGACGCCTCGAAGGGCGGCTGCGCGAACGACGCGGCCTACTTCCAGGCGAACGTCTGGGAGCCCATCCTGTCCAAGAAGTGTGTCATCTGTCACAGCGAGGGTGGCCTCGCGGCCGGTACGCGGCTGAGCCTCCAGCGCGGCACGGACCCGGCCGCCATGGAAGCGAACTTCGAGATGGCCAAGGCGCTCGCCGCAGACACGGATGCCGGGGGCAACTCCGTGCTGCTGCTCAAGCCCGCCAACCTGCACGAGAACGGGCACACGGGCGGGGAGCTGATGAGACGCGGGAGCCCGCAATATCAAGCGCTGGAGACGTTCGTCAGCCGCGTGAACAAGGGCCAGGGATGCGATGTGCCGGTCGCGAGCTGCGACGTCCCCACGCCGGGAGCGCGCATGCTGCGCCGGCTGTCCCGCGCCGAGTACGACGCGACCATCCGCGATCTGTTCAGCATCGAGAGCCACTGGGGAGCCGGGTTCACGGCCGACACGGTAGTGAACGGCTTCGACAACAATGCGGCGGCGCTGCGGGTGAGCCCACTGCTCGCGGATCAGGCACGCCGCGCGGCCGACGAGATCGCCGCCAAGGCGCTGGAGAACCCGGGCGCGCTCCTGTCCTGCGATGTCGCTGCAGGCAACACGGCGTGCGCCGAGAAGCTCGTCGAGGACCTGGGCCGACGCGCGTTCCGGCGCCCGCTCACCGACAAGGACAAGGCCCGGTACACGGCGCTGTACGAGACGGTCGCTGCGGGAGAGGGCTTCCTCATGGGGGTGCAGACGGTGATCTCGGCCATGCTCCAGTCGCCGCACTTCCTGTACCGCACCGAGATCGGCGCTCCGGTCGAGGTGGCGGGCGAGGTGCAGCTCACGCAGTACGAGATCGCGGTCGAGCTGTCCTACATGCTGTGGGGGACGATGCCCGATGCGGAGCTGTTCGCTGCCGCAGACGCCGGGCAGCTCGCGACGCCAGCGCAGCTGGAGGCTCAGGCGCGGCGCATGCTCGCCGATGATCGCAGCGAGGAGGCGATCATGCGCTTCATCGAGCAGTGGCTCGACATCGAGCGCCTCGGTGTCGTCCCCAAGGATGCCGTGACCTTCCCCGAGTTCGACATGGCCATCCGCGCCGCGATGCGCAGCGAGACGCGCCGCTTCGTGCAGCACGTAGTGCGCGAGGGCGAAGGAACATTGACCGAACTACTCACGGCCAAATACTCCTTCGTGAACCCGGAGCTCGCGGCGTTTTACGGGATGAGCCCAGGTGACCTCGGCGATGACGGCCTTGCTCGGGTCGAGCTGGGTGGTACGCCGCGCGCCGGGATCATCACCCAGGGGAGCGTCCTCGCGACGCACGCACGTCCGAACAGCTCGTCGCCGATCCACCGTGGCGAGTTGATCCGCGAGAAACTTCTGTGCCAGCCGCTCCCACCGCCTCCCCCGGGCCTGAACGCTCAGCCTCCGCCCCTCGATCCTGCGAAGACGGGCCGCGAGCGGTACACCGAGCATTCGACGAACATGGCGTGCGCGAGCTGCCACCGCCTGGTCGATCCCATCGGGTTCGCCTTCGAGCAGTTCGACGGCATCGGCCGCCTCCGGGACGACGACAACGGCAAGCCCCTCGACGTGAGCGGTGAGATCGTGGCGAGCACGCAGACCGACGGCGCCTTCTCGGGCACGGACGAGCTGACGCAGAAGCTCGCCGGCAGCCCCGAGGTCCACGACTGCTTCTCGCTCCAGTGGATGCGCTTCGGCTACGGCGTCGAGGAAGACGCGCAGCTCTCCTGTACCGCGAAGGCCGTGGGCGAGGAGCTGACCGCGAGCGGGCTCAAGGTGGAGGATCTCATCGTCGGCCTGGTGAAGGCTCGGCATTTCACCTCGCGCGTCGGTGATGGGTCCGAGACGGAGCCCGTCGATGGCGGGAGCAGTGGCACGCCGGGCACGCCCACCGATCCACCGCCTGGCACCAACAACCCGCCGCCCGCGTCCGGTCTGGATGTGGTGTTCGACCTCAACAACGACTGGGGAAGCGGCTACTGCGCTGCGGTCAAGGTGACGAACAAGGGCAGCTCGCCGCTCACGTGGTCGTTCGAGCGCGAGGTGGAGGGCACCATGACCGACATCTGGAACGCTGTCGCCGAGCCCGCTGGCGCCAAGACCCGGTTCCGCGGTGTGGAGCACAACGCCACGCTCGACCCGACGGAGGTCGCCGATTTCGGGTTCTGCGCCACCCGTTGA